In the Helianthus annuus cultivar XRQ/B chromosome 11, HanXRQr2.0-SUNRISE, whole genome shotgun sequence genome, one interval contains:
- the LOC110889052 gene encoding hypoxanthine-guanine phosphoribosyltransferase, translated as MSSSSSIHDDILTVLWSPDQLSHKVSDLASQITNDFSSSSSSPPPPVIVGVATGAFLFLADLVRNINLPLTVDFVRAESYGSGTVSTGVPKLSCDVKLDVAGKHVVLVEDIVDTGNTVCRLISYLEAKGATSVSVCTLLDKPARRKVHFELLGDGKFYSGFECPDYFVVGYGLDFNEKYRNLPYIGVLKPEIYK; from the exons ATGTCGTCGTCGTCGTCCATCCACGACGACATACTCACCGTCCTCTGGTCACCAGACCAACTCTCCCACAAAGTTTCCGACTTAGCTTCACAAATCACCAATGATTTCTCATCCTCCTCTtcttctcctcctcctcctgtcATCGTTGGCGTTGCAACCGGCGCCTTCCTCTTCCTTGCGGACCTCGTACGCAACATCAACTTGCCCCTCACCGTCGATTTCGTTCGAGCTGAATCCTACGGCTCCGGCACTGTTTCCACCGGTGTTCCCAAGCTCTCCTGTGATGTCAAGCTCGATGTTGCTGGAAAACATGTCGTTTTG GTGGAGGATATTGTGGATACAGGAAACACTGTTTGTCGTCTCATTTCTTACTTGGAAGCCAAAGGGGCAACTTCGGTTTCTGTGTGTACTCTTCTTGATAAACCAGCGAGAAGAAAGGTTCATTTTGAGCTCTTGGGCGATGGCAAGTTCTATAGTGGTTTTgag TGCCCGGATTACTTCGTTGTGGGGTACGGTCTGGATTTCAACGAAAAGTACAGAAACTTGCCTTACATTGGAGTCTTGAAGCCCGAAATATACAAGTGA
- the LOC110889053 gene encoding protein PIGMENT DEFECTIVE 338, chloroplastic — protein sequence MMINNKQVDMSLLLHHHPCCKSFPPFITTLTNSLTTSTPNLPKPLKSLHFSTKYSIFRNTHVLNCSNNELIDEFTNTHQPKNQENELGLLGKPSPMPVSVPPPTEIEYNKPDKDEALEPFYKFFRDGKETSDSEDVIEDVLVDEQQDNKMVSVEYYDPQPGDFVVGVVVSGNEYKLDVNIGADLLATMLTKEVLPLYDKELNSLLCDFESNGEEFMVNGKMGIVQNEAALSGGPMVGQPVVEHGTVLFAEVLGRTLSGRPLISTRRLFRKLAWHRVRQIKQFNEPIEVKITEWNTGGLLTRIEGLRAFLPKVELVNRVNNFTELKENVGRRMYVQITRISEETNDLIISQKEAWNTIHLKEGTLLEGTVRKIFPYGAQIRIGDSNRSGLLHISNITRGEIDSVSDALALDEKVKVLVVKSMFPDKISLSTAELESEPGLFLSNKEKVYSEAAEMAKKYRQKIPPVSTTTRKAGHLPLDTLPFNDEENMYANWKWFKFE from the exons ATGATGATAAACAATAAACAAGTAGATATGTCTCTCCTTCTTCACCATCATCCATGTTGTAAGTCATTTCCCCCCTTCATAACCACCCTCACTAACAGCTTAACCACCTCAACCCCTAATTTACCAAAACCcttaaaaagtttacatttttcCACAAAATACTCCATCTTTAGAAACACCCATGTCTTAAATTGCTCCAACAATGAACTAATTGACGAATTCACAAACACCCATCAACccaaaaatcaagaaaatgaacTTGGATTGTTAGGTAAACCATCACCAATGCCTGTTAGTGTACCCCCACCAACCGAAATCGAATACAATAAGCCTGACAAAGATGAGGCTTTGGAGCCCTTTTATAAGTTCTTTAGAGATGGGAAAGAAACCAGTGATTCAGAAGATGTAATTGAGGATGTTTTGGTAGATGAACAACAGGATAATAAGATGGTTTCCGTAGAGTATTATGACCCGCAACCGGGTGATTTTGTTGTCGGTGTCGTGGTTTCCGGAAATGAGTATAAGCTTGATGTTAATATCGGTGCAGATTTGTTAGCAACTATGTTAACTAAAGAGGTGCTTCCGTTGTATGATAAAGAATTGAACTCTTTGTTGTGTGATTTTGAGAGTAATGGTGAAGAGTTTATGGTGAATGGTAAGATGGGAATTGTGCAAAATGAAGCGGCTTTAAGTGGTGGGCCGATGGTGGGGCAGCCGGTTGTGGAGCATGGGACGGTTTTGTTTGCGGAAGTTTTGGGTAGAACTCTTAGCGGTAGACCGTTGATTTCCACCCGTCGGTTATTTCGCAAATTGGCTTGGCATCGAGTGAGGCAG ATTAAGCAATTTAATGAACCTATAGAGGTCAAGATTACAGAGTGGAATACCGGTGGTCTTCTTACAAGAATCGAG GGATTACGTGCTTTTCTTCCTAAAGTTGAACTCGTCAATCGTGTTAATAACTTCACCGAGTTGAAAGAAAAT GTGGGACGTCGCATGTATGTTCAAATTACTCGAATATCTGAGGAAACAAATGACTTGATTATTAGTCAAAAGGAAGCTTGG AATACAATACACCTCAAAGAGGGAACACTTTTGGAAGGAACAGTGAGGAAAATCTTCCCTTATGGTGCTCAAATAAGGATCGGTGACAGTAACCGAAG TGGATTATTGCATATCTCTAATATCACTCGAGGAGAAATTGATTCAGTCAGCGATGCTCTAGCACTTGAtgaaaaagtcaaagttttggtcGTGAAATCGATGTTCCCTGACAAAATCTCCCTCag TACTGCAGAGCTTGAGAGTGAACCTGGCCTGTTCCTGTCAAACAAGGAG AAAGTATATTCAGAAGCTGCAGAAATGGCAAAGAAGTACAGGCAAAAGATTCCACCTGTTTCAACTACTACTCGAAAGGCAGGACACCTTCCATTGGACACCCTGCCCTTCAATGACGAAGAAAATATGTATGCAAATTGGAAATGGTTCAAATTTGAATGA
- the LOC110889051 gene encoding uncharacterized protein LOC110889051 → MAASPWILAVLKTLFMVLTCIMAAAVAYTLIMDGDSSCFDPTAWWTQVVETDFFEFMIPVVAWFFYKESSWIKRLVLVFVMLWCGSVVTCGYIALQFFKLSPEESLKDPIYFVLCKHQNEDSMRHTTRSPVVIAKVIVTAMGCYMLGLIIYAFAVDGFPFYVELLTPCMITSLIDVSIHIVVFSVWIAYKESSWTSAVFWILLLVCFSGIGICVYIVRELFYLSPGEPVSLIIFNKRNSDTRSSDPLLMVHSDV, encoded by the exons ATGGCAGCCTCACCGTGGATACTAGCAGTATTGAAGACTCTGTTCATGGTATTGACGTGTATAATGGCAGCTGCGGTTGCTTACACATTAATCATGGATGGTGACTCCTCTTGTTTTGACCCAACCGCATG GTGGACACAAGTGGTAGAGACAGATTTTTTTGAATTTATGATTCCTGTAGTG GCTTGGTTTTTCTACAAGGAGTCAAGCTGGATCAAGAGACTTGTTCTTGTATTTGTAATGCTTTGGTGTGGAAG CGTTGTTACCTGTGGATACATTGCTTTGCAGTTCTTCAAATTGTCACCTGAAGAATCTTTAAAAGACCCAATATATTTTGTTCTGTGTAAACATCAGAACGA GGATTCCATGAGACACACGACACGATCCCCTGTTGTAATTGCAAAAGTAATTGTTACTGCAATGGGCTGCTACATGCTGGGACTAATAATTTATGCATTTGCCGTTGATGGATTTCCATTCTATGTGGAACTACTCACACC GTGCATGATAACATCGCTGATTGATGTCTCTATCCACATTGTGGTTTTCTCG GTGTGGATAGCATATAAGGAATCAAGCTGGACAAGTGCTGTTTTTTGGATACTTCTACTCGTATGTTTTAGCGG CATTGGTATCTGTGTATACATAGTGCGGGAATTGTTCTACCTCTCACCTGGGGAGCCTGTTTCCCTTATAATTTTCAATAAAAGGAACAG TGATACGAGGTCAAGTGATCCTCTATTGATGGTGCATTCGGATGTATAA